A single window of Acidimicrobiia bacterium DNA harbors:
- a CDS encoding RNA polymerase sigma factor yields MGHDVSDEGLVQATIKGDGKAYAILFERHHKAVRTTVRGHLRDLDAVDDAVQDAFTQALYRLDSLRDHSRFRPWLLAIARNSAVNHRRKNTKVTLVPIDEAGGEGTVAISENLGPETEVELRELANLVRGGVADLTKRDATAISMVLWLGVGPQEVGEAFGITTGAAKVLLHRARHRLRNALIVQMAAASRDFDCETLVALVQRDEILEAAKHVKDCFSCLEASKKAVGLTD; encoded by the coding sequence GTGGGCCACGACGTAAGCGACGAGGGGTTGGTGCAAGCCACCATAAAAGGCGACGGTAAAGCCTACGCCATTCTCTTTGAACGTCATCACAAAGCAGTGCGCACCACAGTACGAGGCCATCTACGCGATTTAGACGCTGTGGACGATGCCGTACAAGACGCATTTACCCAGGCTTTATATCGTTTAGATTCTTTACGCGACCATTCACGATTTAGACCTTGGTTGTTGGCGATTGCACGTAATAGCGCCGTCAATCATCGCCGCAAGAACACCAAGGTGACGCTCGTTCCAATTGACGAGGCTGGTGGTGAAGGCACGGTGGCCATCTCTGAAAATCTCGGGCCCGAAACTGAGGTTGAACTCCGAGAGTTGGCCAATTTGGTTCGTGGTGGGGTAGCGGATCTAACCAAGCGAGATGCCACCGCAATCTCGATGGTGCTGTGGCTTGGGGTAGGTCCTCAAGAAGTGGGCGAAGCCTTTGGTATAACAACTGGTGCCGCCAAAGTTTTGCTACACCGGGCCCGTCACCGCTTGCGAAACGCGCTAATCGTGCAGATGGCAGCAGCCAGTCGAGATTTTGATTGTGAAACCTTGGTTGCACTCGTCCAACGGGATGAGATTTTGGAGGCCGCCAAGCATGTAAAAGACTGTTTTAGTTGTCTAGAAGCCAGTAAAAAAGCAGTAGGATTGACTGACTAA
- a CDS encoding radical SAM protein — MTTTTNASTALATSVYALRAEVGEDSVMWSSTRTGHHILLDLTNDALVQKGLLDDLDDQLLGLLYATGILVPSHWDERQAAQDAYREEQDASDTLLLTISPTVACNLRCGYCFEADHPARAMPKAEQDQLVRFVKQNISGRQALAVTWFGGEPTLQIDTILSLSRRLMQVASFAGAGYSATMISNGTLIDDAMAEALANARVSSVQITMDGVAEVHDLLRPSASGRGSYETTLNGVAAAYRHLSVSLRVNIDRRNVEGVPALLEDLAQRELFVNLGFVRVEPAAVYQPENLDSVPESFLTVPEFAAVEVELYERARELGFSMAVAFDTSSSTPCAAVKSSHFAFEPGGRVKRCWAEVADDNKVVASLGVVGLTVSAEADERWRTYEPFDTGCEGCPFLPVCWGGCPKARLDGAMSIATSDAERKKFKELYVCNPRRFNWHELAKRGFVA, encoded by the coding sequence ATGACGACCACAACAAATGCTTCAACCGCCCTGGCCACCTCGGTGTATGCCCTACGAGCAGAGGTGGGTGAAGACTCGGTAATGTGGTCATCTACCCGTACCGGGCACCATATCCTGCTTGATTTAACCAACGATGCATTGGTACAAAAAGGCTTGCTAGATGATCTAGACGACCAGTTGTTGGGGTTGCTGTATGCCACTGGCATTTTGGTGCCTTCGCATTGGGATGAACGCCAAGCCGCCCAAGATGCTTATCGTGAAGAACAAGACGCGAGCGACACCTTGCTACTCACTATTTCGCCCACAGTGGCGTGTAATTTGCGCTGTGGCTATTGCTTCGAAGCTGACCATCCAGCACGTGCCATGCCCAAAGCTGAACAAGATCAGTTGGTGCGATTCGTTAAACAGAATATAAGCGGTCGACAGGCCTTGGCCGTGACCTGGTTCGGTGGCGAACCGACCTTGCAAATTGACACCATTTTGAGTCTGTCGCGCCGTTTAATGCAGGTAGCTTCTTTCGCCGGTGCGGGATATTCAGCCACCATGATTTCCAACGGAACCCTAATTGACGACGCTATGGCCGAAGCGTTGGCGAATGCCCGAGTTTCAAGTGTTCAAATCACCATGGACGGCGTGGCAGAAGTACACGACTTATTGCGCCCAAGTGCGTCTGGGCGAGGCTCGTATGAGACCACATTGAACGGGGTAGCGGCGGCGTACCGGCACCTTAGCGTGAGTCTTCGAGTGAATATCGACCGTCGAAATGTGGAGGGCGTGCCTGCGCTCTTAGAGGACCTAGCCCAACGAGAGCTATTTGTGAACCTGGGTTTTGTTCGAGTTGAGCCCGCAGCGGTCTATCAACCTGAAAACTTAGATTCAGTTCCCGAATCTTTCTTAACGGTGCCCGAGTTTGCCGCTGTTGAAGTGGAATTGTACGAACGTGCCCGCGAACTAGGCTTTTCAATGGCAGTGGCTTTTGACACTTCGAGTTCGACACCTTGTGCCGCCGTTAAGAGTTCTCATTTCGCATTTGAACCGGGTGGTCGAGTGAAACGGTGCTGGGCCGAGGTAGCAGATGACAACAAAGTGGTAGCTAGCTTGGGGGTAGTCGGGCTTACTGTCAGCGCTGAAGCTGACGAACGTTGGCGAACCTATGAGCCATTTGATACTGGTTGTGAAGGATGCCCATTTTTGCCGGTGTGTTGGGGTGGCTGCCCTAAAGCACGCCTCGATGGTGCCATGTCGATAGCGACAAGCGATGCCGAACGAAAGAAATTCAAAGAGCTTTATGTCTGTAACCCGCGGCGTTTTAACTGGCACGAACTCGCAAAACGGGGCTTTGTAGCCTGA
- a CDS encoding 2-oxoacid:acceptor oxidoreductase subunit alpha — MTTTAPDEHLEAVTIDRVVIRFAGDSGDGMQLVGDRFTDLSASFGNDLATFPNYPAEIRAPAGTVPGVSSFQVHISDHDIVTHGDNPNVLVCMNPAALSANIADLPPGGTLIVNSDSFEQRDLDKAKLKSNPLTDGSLEQFKVFQIPMTSITARATAELGVKARDAERSKNFFALGLVCWMYSRPYESVIEWTNKQFATRELVRDSNLAAFHAGYAFGETAELFDHPFEVKPAALPKGKYRNITGNLATAYGLIAAAQQAKLPMVLASYPITPASDILHELSNHKNFGIRTVQAEDEIAAAAMAVGAAFAGNLAVTTTSGPGLDLKSEAIGLAISLELPMVIIDVQRAGPSTGMPTKPEQADLMAAMYGRHGEAPLPVVAAKTAPDCFNAAFEAARIALKYRTPVILLSDAYLANGAEPWLLPDLNALPDISVDFQRETNASDADGNPVFLPYARDPETLARPWAVPGTPELQHRIGGIEKQDGTGNISYSPENHDNMVRLRQAKIDGIAKDIPGVEADEQDDAKLLVLGWGSTWGAINAGVRRVRAQGHKVSRAHLTHLSPFPADLGELLMRYDKVLIPEMNTGQLALLIRGRFLVDARSYTQISGEPIKASSLETAILEELAR; from the coding sequence GTGACAACTACCGCGCCCGATGAGCATTTAGAAGCGGTAACGATTGACCGTGTAGTCATTCGTTTTGCTGGGGATTCTGGCGATGGCATGCAGCTAGTTGGTGATCGCTTCACCGACTTGTCTGCAAGCTTTGGCAACGACCTTGCCACCTTCCCCAACTATCCAGCGGAAATTCGTGCACCCGCTGGAACCGTGCCCGGAGTTTCAAGTTTTCAGGTTCACATTAGTGATCACGATATTGTGACCCACGGTGACAACCCGAATGTCTTAGTGTGCATGAACCCTGCAGCCTTGTCGGCGAACATTGCTGACCTTCCACCGGGTGGAACTTTAATTGTAAATAGTGATTCCTTTGAACAGCGTGACCTTGATAAGGCCAAACTAAAATCGAATCCACTAACCGATGGTTCACTTGAACAATTCAAAGTGTTCCAAATCCCGATGACCTCAATAACGGCGCGGGCGACGGCCGAGCTTGGTGTGAAAGCCCGCGATGCTGAGCGATCGAAAAACTTCTTCGCTCTCGGGCTAGTGTGCTGGATGTACAGCCGTCCCTATGAGTCGGTCATTGAATGGACGAACAAGCAGTTCGCGACCCGTGAACTAGTCCGCGACTCAAACCTAGCGGCCTTTCACGCTGGCTATGCTTTTGGTGAAACCGCCGAATTGTTTGACCACCCCTTTGAGGTGAAACCGGCTGCTTTGCCCAAAGGTAAATATCGCAATATCACCGGAAACTTAGCCACAGCGTATGGACTAATCGCCGCGGCACAGCAAGCGAAACTTCCAATGGTGTTAGCCAGTTATCCGATCACGCCCGCCTCAGACATTTTGCATGAACTTTCGAACCACAAGAACTTCGGTATCCGAACTGTTCAAGCTGAAGACGAAATTGCGGCCGCCGCTATGGCGGTTGGTGCGGCATTTGCTGGAAACTTGGCCGTTACCACGACCTCCGGTCCCGGCCTTGACCTGAAGTCGGAGGCCATTGGTTTGGCTATCAGCCTTGAATTGCCCATGGTCATTATTGATGTGCAGCGTGCTGGGCCTTCTACTGGAATGCCCACTAAGCCCGAACAGGCCGATTTGATGGCTGCTATGTACGGGCGTCACGGCGAGGCACCGTTACCTGTAGTAGCCGCTAAGACAGCTCCTGATTGTTTTAACGCGGCTTTCGAAGCGGCCCGTATTGCTCTGAAGTATCGAACGCCAGTAATTCTGCTTTCCGATGCCTACTTGGCCAATGGTGCTGAACCCTGGTTGCTGCCCGACCTCAACGCCTTGCCCGACATCTCGGTTGATTTTCAACGCGAAACTAACGCTTCCGATGCTGACGGCAATCCCGTTTTCTTGCCTTACGCGCGTGACCCTGAAACATTGGCTCGCCCCTGGGCAGTACCTGGAACGCCTGAACTTCAGCACAGAATAGGCGGAATTGAAAAGCAAGACGGTACCGGCAACATCAGCTATTCCCCTGAGAACCACGACAACATGGTTCGCCTCCGCCAAGCGAAAATCGATGGCATCGCCAAAGATATTCCCGGTGTGGAGGCTGACGAGCAAGATGATGCCAAGCTTCTCGTATTGGGATGGGGCTCCACCTGGGGTGCCATAAACGCCGGTGTGCGTCGTGTGCGGGCTCAGGGTCACAAGGTTTCGAGGGCTCATTTGACCCACCTAAGTCCCTTCCCTGCCGATCTAGGTGAGCTGTTGATGCGCTACGACAAAGTTCTTATTCCTGAAATGAATACGGGCCAGCTGGCTCTGTTGATCCGTGGGCGGTTCTTGGTGGATGCCCGTAGTTATACCCAAATCTCGGGTGAGCCGATTAAGGCCTCATCGCTTGAGACTGCAATTTTGGAGGAGTTGGCCCGATGA
- a CDS encoding protein kinase, protein MNVERRLLVESLPNYEVAGEIGRGGWGVVLEASHKTLNRQVAVKQLPRAFGADPEVRARFLAEARMVASLDHPHIVPLYDFVERDGMCLLVMEYMAGGTLWDRFQAGELSPQDACAVSLAVLSALAHAHERDILHRDVKPENVLFNAAGVPKLADFGIAKVLGDASSTRTATGVIMGTPAYMAPEQGLGRQVTAATDVYAVGVMLYELLSGDLPFPSTGEPLAQLFRHVNEEPVPLTQAASSVPGPIAQVVMHALEKAPENRPVSALDFARKLHGAGTASFGIGWLDNASFPVLDSRVFGRGNTEAPQMVAEPALDAPVNQDAPEENIPPSNATIIVADLEATGLVAASESTTPEPTAPEQTAPEATFPETATQEAATPQTSAPTASVPATPPPTAPAPTAATPPLPEPDVQPASPPKSPGPARYLLIAIAAVALVIVSSMVFLRGGNNSGDPSTNEIPVAAIARLEGACLQGEVAKPVCDCAVELAQQELTVAAFMANDALLQRDGDSLTAPMEQIFVRCQEQYDNARDETP, encoded by the coding sequence ATGAACGTTGAACGCCGTTTACTGGTTGAATCGCTACCTAATTACGAGGTTGCGGGCGAGATTGGTCGAGGCGGATGGGGTGTAGTGCTTGAGGCATCCCACAAAACACTTAATCGCCAGGTCGCCGTTAAACAGTTACCGCGGGCTTTCGGGGCCGACCCTGAAGTTCGAGCAAGGTTTTTGGCCGAAGCCAGAATGGTGGCCTCACTCGACCATCCCCATATTGTGCCCCTCTACGATTTTGTTGAACGAGATGGCATGTGTCTGTTGGTGATGGAATACATGGCCGGAGGCACCTTGTGGGATCGGTTCCAAGCCGGAGAGCTGAGCCCGCAAGACGCCTGCGCAGTCTCCTTGGCAGTGCTTTCAGCACTAGCACACGCCCATGAACGAGACATTTTGCACCGTGATGTTAAACCCGAAAACGTGTTGTTTAACGCCGCCGGGGTGCCGAAACTGGCTGACTTTGGCATCGCCAAAGTGCTGGGCGACGCTTCCTCAACCCGTACCGCTACCGGCGTTATTATGGGAACTCCGGCCTACATGGCACCCGAGCAGGGCCTAGGCCGCCAAGTCACCGCCGCTACCGACGTTTACGCCGTGGGAGTAATGCTGTACGAACTGCTCTCGGGTGATCTCCCGTTTCCATCAACGGGTGAACCTTTGGCCCAGTTGTTTCGACATGTGAACGAAGAGCCGGTTCCGCTAACCCAGGCTGCCTCCAGCGTGCCAGGGCCCATTGCCCAAGTAGTAATGCACGCCTTAGAAAAAGCACCCGAAAATCGACCGGTTAGTGCCCTCGATTTCGCGAGGAAACTACACGGTGCCGGTACCGCCAGCTTTGGGATTGGTTGGCTTGACAACGCTAGCTTCCCGGTGCTGGACTCCAGAGTTTTCGGACGTGGTAACACCGAGGCACCGCAGATGGTTGCAGAACCCGCGCTTGACGCGCCGGTAAATCAGGATGCTCCCGAAGAGAACATTCCACCTTCAAATGCCACCATTATTGTTGCCGACCTAGAAGCCACTGGTCTGGTCGCGGCCTCCGAATCAACCACACCTGAACCAACCGCCCCTGAGCAGACAGCACCCGAAGCTACCTTTCCTGAAACGGCGACGCAGGAAGCTGCTACACCCCAAACATCAGCACCGACAGCTTCGGTTCCCGCTACACCGCCACCAACAGCCCCAGCACCTACTGCAGCCACACCACCCCTACCAGAACCTGACGTCCAACCGGCCAGCCCGCCCAAATCGCCGGGACCCGCGCGATACCTGCTGATTGCAATAGCAGCAGTGGCCTTGGTGATTGTGAGCTCCATGGTGTTCTTACGAGGTGGAAACAACAGCGGCGATCCATCCACAAATGAAATTCCCGTGGCTGCCATCGCTCGTTTAGAAGGAGCGTGTCTACAAGGTGAGGTAGCCAAACCAGTGTGCGATTGTGCGGTGGAGCTGGCACAACAAGAGCTAACAGTGGCCGCGTTTATGGCTAATGACGCATTGCTCCAGCGTGATGGTGACAGCCTTACCGCTCCAATGGAGCAGATTTTCGTACGCTGTCAAGAACAATATGACAACGCGCGAGACGAAACCCCGTAG
- a CDS encoding S8 family serine peptidase — protein sequence MSDPQLPAYGRRSTVLRLDSAASMDDLSPSWAWGGATGKGVRVAVIDSGVEAQHPDLDDCVDEASGVQITLDPHGEVVEERGPHDDSVGHGTACASIIHGIAPEARITSVKVLGRGLSGKAAAFLRGLAWAVEEGFDVINLSLGANRREWALPFYEICDRAYFSGSFIVTAANNLPRPSFPSLYASVASVASSLSTDPYRFHHNPEPPTEFLAPGVDIDVAWKDSSRIVATGNSYAAPHISGIAALIRSKHPELRPFQLKTVLWATAANVREAPRPAGRRTIVRSGTVSSRASMVLRSTPIQGVRLGTEPHN from the coding sequence GTGTCTGACCCTCAACTGCCAGCTTACGGGCGGCGTTCTACGGTATTGCGCCTAGATTCGGCGGCCTCCATGGACGACCTCTCTCCGAGCTGGGCTTGGGGAGGTGCCACCGGTAAGGGTGTGAGGGTGGCGGTCATAGATTCTGGCGTTGAAGCCCAACATCCAGACCTAGACGACTGCGTGGATGAAGCTAGTGGGGTGCAAATTACCCTTGACCCACACGGTGAGGTGGTTGAAGAGCGCGGCCCTCATGACGATTCGGTGGGTCACGGTACAGCTTGTGCCAGCATCATCCATGGGATTGCGCCGGAAGCTCGAATCACTAGCGTCAAAGTGTTGGGCCGAGGCTTGAGCGGAAAAGCAGCTGCCTTTTTGCGCGGGTTGGCCTGGGCGGTTGAAGAAGGTTTCGACGTAATTAATTTGTCCCTAGGCGCGAATCGCCGAGAATGGGCGTTGCCGTTCTATGAAATTTGTGATCGTGCTTACTTTTCGGGCTCTTTTATCGTCACGGCCGCCAACAATCTTCCCCGGCCCAGTTTTCCGTCGCTTTATGCTTCGGTGGCCAGCGTTGCCTCAAGCCTGTCAACTGACCCTTATCGCTTTCACCACAACCCTGAACCTCCCACCGAGTTTCTGGCACCGGGAGTCGACATCGATGTGGCGTGGAAAGATAGCTCGCGTATTGTGGCAACCGGAAATTCCTACGCCGCCCCCCATATCAGCGGAATAGCGGCCCTTATCCGCTCGAAACATCCTGAACTCCGACCGTTCCAGCTGAAGACCGTTTTGTGGGCCACAGCCGCCAACGTTCGAGAGGCACCCCGGCCTGCCGGACGCCGCACAATAGTGCGTTCGGGCACCGTTTCGTCACGCGCCAGCATGGTGCTACGTTCCACCCCAATTCAAGGTGTTCGCCTGGGTACAGAACCTCATAACTAA
- a CDS encoding radical SAM protein — translation MTGFPTENTVDALGLLLTRFCPAACDHCGSSSDPDQRDWMDQLLAKRLLRAAADSQISRVLFSGGEPLARFNHALPIIEAAAQEGLEVSVCSNGNWARDLSQAKRRVGELVEAGTTALLLSTDRWHLEFIPLQAVLNASHAASEAGLEVQISVPSAVGDFQAIGLASTLAAQCGVEVVSHPVHPVGRGKELSLKTVGITPPDLGGCHLAGHIEVDVNGSVSICPTSAEFGPESPLVLGNADDVELTDLINNYRRTPWFAIIRMWGPLGAHLLAGGHRDLSDRSPKTAWHPCHLCAEVNAVNETVELASNRLGSDLLAPTPPEQFALVLSMAAREIAQAFDAHEQLVEIK, via the coding sequence ATGACTGGTTTCCCCACCGAAAATACAGTTGACGCTCTAGGACTTTTATTAACTAGATTCTGTCCGGCGGCTTGTGATCATTGCGGGTCTAGCTCTGATCCCGATCAGCGTGATTGGATGGACCAACTGCTGGCTAAGCGCCTGTTGCGTGCTGCCGCAGATAGCCAAATTTCACGTGTTTTGTTTTCAGGTGGGGAACCTCTCGCCCGGTTCAACCACGCCTTGCCCATTATTGAGGCCGCCGCGCAGGAAGGTTTAGAGGTGTCGGTCTGCTCAAACGGAAATTGGGCACGCGACCTTAGCCAAGCCAAACGCCGAGTTGGCGAGTTGGTAGAGGCAGGGACGACGGCGCTCTTGCTTTCCACTGACCGTTGGCATCTTGAGTTTATTCCCCTCCAGGCCGTTCTTAACGCCAGTCACGCTGCCAGTGAAGCGGGGCTCGAAGTGCAAATCTCAGTTCCGTCGGCGGTTGGTGATTTTCAAGCGATTGGCTTGGCTTCAACCTTGGCAGCGCAGTGCGGGGTTGAAGTGGTTTCACACCCAGTCCACCCGGTAGGCCGTGGTAAAGAACTGTCGTTAAAGACAGTAGGAATTACCCCGCCAGACTTGGGTGGGTGCCATTTAGCGGGGCACATCGAAGTTGACGTCAACGGTTCGGTTTCAATTTGTCCGACCAGCGCCGAGTTTGGGCCCGAGAGCCCCTTGGTATTGGGCAACGCTGATGATGTTGAGCTAACAGATTTAATCAACAATTATCGACGAACCCCTTGGTTTGCCATTATCCGCATGTGGGGGCCACTCGGTGCCCACCTTCTGGCCGGAGGGCATCGTGATTTGAGCGATAGAAGTCCCAAGACTGCGTGGCATCCGTGTCACTTATGTGCCGAGGTAAATGCGGTTAACGAAACCGTCGAGTTGGCCTCTAATCGGCTTGGTTCCGATTTACTAGCGCCCACGCCACCCGAACAATTTGCACTTGTCTTGTCAATGGCTGCTCGGGAGATTGCACAAGCATTCGACGCACATGAACAACTAGTAGAGATCAAATGA
- a CDS encoding GAF domain-containing protein, producing the protein MNNGDKVLNFDDPVLLSVLQAACDATGAAKALLLANNDVELEVVAGLGDGSSAAEGVTVPLGVGVAGFVAASGQPVALAPHSADARIAEDVAAQLGWEPKAILTVPCAGNDTIAGVLELIDPVGGNGFNFDDVEITTLLAGVAGVALEHRLASNAVPSPEALGRDIVSLSQLNPSRYNQLAPMIEILLNSV; encoded by the coding sequence TTGAACAACGGAGATAAAGTGCTAAATTTCGATGATCCGGTTCTGCTCAGCGTGCTTCAAGCTGCTTGCGATGCGACCGGTGCCGCTAAGGCACTACTTCTAGCAAATAATGATGTCGAGCTAGAAGTGGTGGCTGGATTGGGCGACGGTAGCTCGGCCGCTGAGGGGGTAACAGTGCCACTAGGAGTGGGCGTTGCCGGCTTCGTGGCAGCTTCGGGCCAACCAGTGGCTTTAGCCCCGCACTCAGCTGACGCTCGCATTGCCGAAGATGTTGCCGCTCAACTTGGTTGGGAACCTAAGGCCATCCTCACCGTGCCGTGTGCCGGTAACGACACCATTGCTGGGGTCTTGGAACTAATCGACCCGGTTGGTGGCAACGGTTTCAACTTTGATGATGTTGAAATCACCACGTTGTTAGCCGGCGTAGCCGGAGTGGCACTTGAGCATCGGCTGGCTAGCAACGCAGTACCTTCCCCCGAAGCCTTGGGCCGCGATATTGTGAGTCTGTCGCAATTGAACCCGAGTCGCTATAACCAACTTGCTCCCATGATCGAGATTTTGCTCAACAGTGTCTGA
- a CDS encoding acyl-CoA dehydrogenase family protein encodes MISVEKFRGRANAWLAEQESTAPPNWGPIMPAERRDQGMEWQARLHQNGFAAIAWPEVYGGQGLSVEHQQAWMEACADHSVPPFLNMVGLVLAAGALQIFGTEEQKNAHLPATAKGERVWCQLFSEPGAGSDLASLSTKAELDGDEWVLNGQKVWCSGARASDWGILLARTEADAPKHQGISFFVVDMHTPGIETRPLRQMTGDAEFDEVFFTDARIPADALIGERGQGWLIAMAALTNERGHIGGTGRAITKRLDSLLALAQERGLSAVERDRLMKLWCQGKAYLYMTQRQGPTASVNSSLGKLGMTGFSFDLANLAADLQGANATLLGPEANSLLAAPGGWFGGGTSQVQRNIIGERILGLPREPKL; translated from the coding sequence ATGATCAGCGTGGAGAAATTTCGAGGGCGGGCTAACGCTTGGTTAGCGGAACAAGAATCAACGGCACCGCCAAATTGGGGGCCCATCATGCCCGCTGAGCGGCGTGATCAGGGTATGGAGTGGCAGGCGAGACTGCACCAGAACGGATTTGCTGCCATTGCTTGGCCTGAGGTTTACGGCGGCCAGGGCCTAAGTGTTGAACATCAACAAGCCTGGATGGAAGCTTGCGCAGACCATTCGGTACCGCCTTTTTTGAATATGGTGGGCTTAGTGTTGGCAGCGGGAGCGCTGCAGATTTTTGGAACCGAAGAACAAAAAAATGCCCATCTTCCGGCAACTGCTAAAGGCGAGCGTGTTTGGTGCCAACTTTTTTCGGAACCGGGTGCTGGTAGTGACCTGGCATCGTTATCTACCAAAGCCGAACTCGACGGCGACGAGTGGGTATTAAATGGTCAGAAAGTTTGGTGTTCTGGTGCTCGGGCGTCCGATTGGGGCATTTTGTTGGCCCGCACCGAAGCCGACGCGCCAAAACACCAGGGCATCTCGTTCTTTGTGGTTGATATGCACACCCCGGGCATCGAAACCCGCCCTTTACGGCAGATGACTGGCGACGCGGAATTCGATGAAGTGTTCTTCACTGACGCTCGAATCCCAGCCGATGCTCTGATAGGTGAACGAGGTCAGGGTTGGCTAATAGCAATGGCCGCTCTAACCAATGAACGCGGCCACATTGGTGGCACCGGTCGGGCGATCACCAAACGTCTCGATTCCTTGTTGGCCCTGGCCCAAGAACGTGGCCTGAGCGCTGTTGAACGAGACCGTCTGATGAAGCTTTGGTGCCAAGGTAAGGCCTACCTATATATGACCCAGCGCCAGGGCCCAACCGCTTCCGTTAACTCATCATTAGGCAAGCTTGGAATGACCGGATTTAGCTTCGACCTGGCCAACCTGGCCGCCGACCTCCAAGGCGCGAACGCTACTTTGTTGGGCCCCGAAGCTAACTCGCTTCTGGCTGCTCCTGGTGGCTGGTTCGGCGGTGGGACCAGCCAGGTTCAACGCAACATCATCGGAGAGCGCATTTTGGGTCTTCCCCGAGAGCCAAAATTGTAA